One Trichosurus vulpecula isolate mTriVul1 chromosome 7, mTriVul1.pri, whole genome shotgun sequence genomic region harbors:
- the MOGAT3 gene encoding 2-acylglycerol O-acyltransferase 3, with translation MKTLKKQRIEMLSVYQFVITYLFMGLFSSLLLLCLLFTPFWFLSVLYLVWLYLDWDTPDRGGRRFEWMRKCKVWEHFRDYYPIKLVKTAELPPDRNYVLASHPHGIMCAGTFCNFATEGNGFSRQFPGLRPFVAGLAGLFRLPVYREYLMSLGLCTVSRHSLDFLLSGPQLGQAVVILVGGAAESLHGVPGKHCLTLRNRQGFVRLALRHGASLVPVYSFGENEIFTQASFGRGSWQRSLQEAFKRYIGFAPCIFWGCGFFFPWGLLPFPVPITTVVGRPITVPHRPNPTQEEVDWYHRLYMEAIEQMFEEHKESCGVSPSTHLTFV, from the exons ATGAAGACCTTGAAGAAGCAGAGAATAGAAATGCTCAGCGTTTATCAATTTGTAATCACTTACCTCTTCATGG gcctcttctcctcccttcttctcctctgtcttctcttcacGCCGTTCTGGTTCCTTTCCGTTCTCTACCTGGTGTGGCTTTATCTAGACTGGGACACACCAGACCGAG GCGGTCGGCGCTTTGAGTGGATGAGGAAGTGTAAGGTTTGGGAACATTTTAGAGATTATTATCCCATCAAG CTGGTGAAGACGGCAGAACTGCCCCCAGACAGAAACTATGTGCTGGCCTCACACCCTCATGGGATCATGTGCGCTGGGACTTTCTGTAATTTTGCCACCGAGGGCAATGGCTTTTCCCGTCAATTCCCGGGTCTTCGGCCTTTCGTGGCTGGACTGGCGGGCCTCTTTCGACTCCCTGTATACCGGGAGTACCTCATGAGCTTAG GGCTGTGCACAGTGAGCCGTCACAGCTTGGACTTCTTGCTGTCGGGGCCCCAGCTTGGCCAGGCTGTGGTCATCTTGGTCGGGGGCGCTGCTGAGTCACTGCACGGGGTCCCGGGAAAGCATTGCCTCACCCTCCGTAACCGACAGGGGTTCGTGCGCCTGGCCTTGAGGCATGG GGCCTCCCTGGTTCCTGTATACTCCTTTGGGGAGAATGAGATCTTCACACAAGCATCATTTGGGAGAGGGTCCTGGCAGAGGTCTTTGCAGGAAGCCTTCAAGAGATACATCGGCTTTGCTCCCTGCATATTCTGGGGCTGTGGTTTCTTCTTCCCCTGGGGATTGTTGCCCTTCCCTGTGCCTATCACCACTGTTG tgGGCCGCCCCATCACCGTCCCCCATCGTCCAAATCCTACCCAAGAGGAAGTTGACTGGTACCACAGGCTCTACATGGAGGCCATAGAACAGATGTttgaggaacacaaagaaagcTGTGGGGTCTCTCCTTCCACCCATCTCACTTTCGTCTAG